From the Vidua macroura isolate BioBank_ID:100142 chromosome W unlocalized genomic scaffold, ASM2450914v1 whyW_random_scaffold_38, whole genome shotgun sequence genome, one window contains:
- the LOC128822738 gene encoding uncharacterized protein LOC128822738, translated as MQLRMTTVNLAVLLLLYCHQVVEGRIYWAHILEPPLFCPLNWWDPEPPLINNGMKWVGGTWLPPLDQDVVNTRVTNASYVTDLLPTCLMWNQTNTFFSLPCANFSMQLHLIYVSSGMVKTLTAITLLTILSTSNNSVDATTPHFPKCCFTSISNLRHLEWTSCIGQQLQQQFLQYGRVIDWGLHGVLREKGTNITILPFQKANCSIVWHDGGMARSLIQYYLDSNQSRVQKHFWKMLLPAFGNTVYQVNLVKNRTIRNLTLPKKQSLMTCTSHLYVFALANDLSIEYRNGLYFLSANSFVFKSCVTNEKTNNFSVLPFKRKLEIWVPVNLTRTWEGQDGLSQLAQLFQEEIQKS; from the exons ATGCAGCTAAGGATGACAACAGTGAATCTTGCTGTCCTTCTACTGCTATACTGCCATCAAGTGGTGGAAGGAAGAATCTACTGGGCACACATTCTTGAGCCACCACTGTTTTGCCCTCTGAACTGGTGGGATCCAGAACCTCCCCTCATCAACAATGGAATGAAATGGGTAGGAGGAACTTGGCTTCCTCCCCTAGATCAGGATGTTGTAAATACACGTGTTACCAATGCTTCTTATGTTACTGATTTACTGCCTACATGCTTAATGTGGAATCAAACAAACACCTTTTTCTCCTTACCTTGTGCTAATTTTTCTATGCAATTACATTTAATATATGTATCCTCGGGAATGGTAAAAACTTTGACTGCTATTACATTGCTGACCATTCTGTCTACCTCCAACAATTCTGTAGATGCCACTACACCTCATTTTCCCAAATGTTGTTTTACATCCATTTCCAATTTACGACATTTGGAATGGACATCATGTATAGGACAACAACTACAACAACAATTCTTACAGTATGGGAGAGTAATTGACTGGGGACTACATGGTGTCCTTAGAGAAAAGGGGACAAATATAACCATCCTCCCGTTCCAAAAGGCAAACTGCAGTATTGTTTGGCATGATGGTGGAATGGCCAGATCATTGATTCAGTATTATCTAGATAGTAATCAATCACGTGTTCAAAAGCATTTCTGGAAGATGTTGTTACCTGCTTTTGGTAATACGGTATATCAGGTGAACTTGGTTAAGAACCGTACCATCAGAAATTTGACATTGCCAAAGAAACAATCACTAATGACTTGTACTTCACACCTGTATGTTTTTGCTTTAGCTAATGATCTTTCAATTGAATATAGGaatggtttgtattttttatctgctaattcttttgtctttaaatCATGTGTAACCAATGAAAAGAcgaataatttttctgttcttccctttaaaagaaaactggaaatttGGGTACCTGTAAATCTGACTCGGACTTGGGAAGGACAAGATGGTCTTTCACAATTGGCTCAACTATTCCAAGAGGAAATCCAAAAGA GTTGA